AGTTTGGGAATGGTCTCTCCAGCCTCCAATCTCCCAGACTCTTGAGTGCTAGAGACAGTCTTGTCCCACTTGAGAGAATCCATTCTTTTGCACCCCAGTTGCTCAACTTGGGACTCCCTGCTTGGTTCTGGAGCAGCCCCAGAGCTCCTCTGTGCACCTGAGTCCTTGGTCTTGGGAGGCCCCAGATCTCCCATGGTTTCTGGGGCACTGTCCCAGTCACTGCCTGAATTCTCAGAGGAGCTGTCCATCCGTCTGGGTTCTGGGGCGGGCAGGTCAGGCCTCGTTGATTTCCAGCGGCCCCAGGGGCGAGGTAGCCAGCCACCAAGCTGTCGCAGGAACATGGTTGGGGTGTGTAATGAGCCCCCAAATTCTGGGGCTGCTTCCTGGCACTGCTTAGACTCTCAGGTTTGGGGGCTGAGGGTTTCCTCAGAAGCCACAGTCTGTTCAGGCTCAGAAGAACAGGTATCTGCTGGTGAGTCCTACTCTGAATTCAGAAGTGGCTCTCCACTTCCCTGGATGGTCATGCAGCCTCAAGTGTGTCAAGCGGCTTGTTTCCTTTACAGTTTTGAGGTAAAGGAAGGCACATCCAAGTtcattcaccaccaccacccaacaCACAAGATTCCAAAAGTCTCAGGATCTGACAAAGCCTGGGTCACCCCCACACTGTCCTCCCTGCTTTCCAGGTTTCTTTCCCAGCAGGCAGCACCCCAAGTTTCACTCACCAAGGCTACGCCCCAAGGTGCCCCAGAAACTGGGGAGGAGGTGCTCCAtccaagaaggaaggaaagaaggaaggtggCCCCGGGTCCTAGGTGCTCCGGAGCAGGAGAGTCCTGAACTGCTGCCCTAAGGCAGCTCAAGAAGAAGTCTCCTGTTAGGTGAGTGAGGGAAGAGGTATCCGGCAAACTCCAGCCAGCAACGTTCGTCCCTTGATTCAGAGGGCTATGAACCCTATAAAGTGGCCCCGCCGGCCCCTGAGCACGCAGCTGAGACTCGGTCTCCGCGAGGTCAGGCCGGAGATGTCCTCGGAGATCCCGGTTGCGAGGCAAAGCGCGGGCCTGCCTGGGGAGCCAGGCGTCCAGGCGCTGCAGCCCCTCCCGGGCCCAGCGTCCGGGCCGCGGCCTCGCAGATCCGCCCGGAGCCGCAGAGCCCGGAAGCAGCTGCACCGGGACTAGAGGGACAGGCGGAGGCGGAGCCCGAAGCTCGCGGGGCGGACCCTGCCGATccaccaccgccccccgcccGCGCTGTTTGTGCGCGCCATCAGTGCGCACCGGGCCGTACCGCGGGGCGCAGAGCCAAGATCACAGGGACCCAACGCCTGAATGTAAACCCAGCTTTCTCTTTTCGTCGTCTAGAGCCCCCGTGACGCCAGTGTTCCCTTAAACTCGCCCGCCCGCTTTAGTCCCCCTTTCTTGTTTATGACTTCATGAAAGGATTTTCCGGAAAAGAAAGCTGAGAGGAGGCTTGGGACTTGAGTAGCCCTTCCTTGCTCCTCCATGCACGGATTTTACCTCTTGGATTTGACGACAGTGAGCGCTTCatgtgcctggcacctagtatgAGCAGCACAagggaggagcgggagaggaaGTGTGGGAAGGACAAGTGTAGACAAATAGGATGTGCTTCCTGCCCTCAGTTTTCAGGTATCAAAACGAAGAACTTTGGCTTAAAGTGTATATTTGGGAGGCCAGAGTTCTGGTCCCAGTTCAGCTAATAGCCTACAGGCTGCATAACCTTAGGCCCTCCTATCACACTGGCCTCTTCCTGCAAGACCCTACCCACCCTCATCACCTCTGAGCCTTCCCTGACTTCCTCTATCACTTGTATTTGATCACAtcctgtctcctccagctgtgagcAACCTGAAGACTGGGAAAGTCTCTTACTCCCATTCTTAGCACATAGTATATGAACTTTGTGAAATCAGTGATTGAATTGGCTGGAGTGGGCAGGGGATGCCTTCTGGGGGAGGTTAGACTTGCATAGAGATGGGTAATTCCTGGTTCAGGGATTGAAAAAATAGGTGGGGCACTCTGGGCAGTGGCTGGGACTAGAAGCGAACCAGACTGGCAGGGAAGTGACCCTATCATACCACCTAGCAGAGCTGCCTCTTCTGGCTCAGGTAGAATTTTATGTGGCCCCCAGCCTGTCTGGCTTCCCTGCAACAGCTTCCAGAAAAGTGAATAAAACACCAAAGAGGGGGAAAAGCTTGATTTATTTCTCAACTCTCAGCCTCTTTTCTCCCAAAGGCAGAGCCCACTGATCAAAACCTGAAGGTCTGGAACCTGGGCAGACCCCAGGAAGtagaagcccaagtgcctaggtCAGGGGCCCAAGTTCAGACTTCAGCAGCAGACCAGGGTCAGAACTTGCCAAGGTCAAAACTCAAGGTTCATGTATGTCCTCAGATCCCGCTCCCAGGCCCTGTccttctcctcctgccttctctcctccttccggTTCAGTGTGGTCACCCTAGGGGCTCTCTCCCTCCCAGCCACTGCCCGTGTATCCCGAGCTGGGAAATGTGTAACTCGGGGTTGGGGTGCTGATCTGTAGCCTAATCCTTCCTGGTCCCTCTTGAGGACAGTGGGGATGGGATTGGCACGGCCCTCGCCCCGGGGTCCCAGCCCCATTCCAGGCTCCCAGCCCCCCCTCAGCAGCAGCTTGAAGCCTGGGCTGGAGGTAGGCACCCCAAGGGGCAGGTTGCAGGGCCGGAGATCCTGGGACAATGACAGCAGGTGAGCAGTGGATGTACGGTGGTTAGAGTCTTGGAAGTGGGCATCACAAGTCTCACAGTACTGGGGAGAGGGGGATCGGGACCtgcagagaaaaaagagaaagggttaAGGGCAGCACAAGGGTTTAGGCCTCAGAGGTGGGTGGCAGGGTGGGACAGGGTCCTTCCAGTATTTCTGCTGAGGAAcaaattgccttcctccccacttAGCAACAAGGAACCCAAAGGGGAATAGCTGGGAGAAGAGAAGGTTAAAAGGCCTCACAAGGCTCTTGGGTGAgggaagaataataataattactatagCTAATGTTTGTATAGTGCTTACTATGCTACAAGCACTGTTctagcactttacatatattaacccatttaatcctaacaacgcTTTAAGAAAGGTGCTCTTATTGCTCCATttcttagatgaggaaactgatgcacaTGGACATTAGGTTGCTTGCCCAAGTAAGTACagtcaggatttaaacccagggaGTGGGTAAACACGGGAATATAGCAAACATTTTATAATGACTTTAAATGGaccataacctttaaaaattgtgaatcactaatattgtatacctgtaatttACATAGTATCATACAtgaactatgcttcaataaaaaaataaaatacaaatataaaaactaaaaagtaaatatataaatttttaaaataaaaaataataaacccagGGAGCTCATGTCCGTAACCAGACTGCCTTATTAGCCTACACTAGAGGACAGGGGAGAGAACcaatcctccagctctgttctgggGCCTCTGGTGTGGAGTAGGTAGGAAGGAAAGAACACAACGGAAGATAAGGCTTCCCCTCACCGGTTCTCTGGACTCCTCGTCTCTCTGGGGCTCTCTCTGACCATGCGGGCCACCTCAGGGAAGCCCGCTTCTTCTGCCAGCTGAGCAGCATCCCTGCCACCCAGCTCGCAGACCCCCACCCAGGCAGCCCCACGGCCCAGGAGATAGCGCACAGCTGCCCCCTGGCCTGCTCGGGCAGCACACATCAGGGGGGTCCACCAGAAAGCATCTCGAGCGTTGATATTCCCCCCAGCTCCCCCTGCCTCATGGGGATCCAACAGTCTTTTTAGTTTTGCCACGTCCCCCTCCTGGGCTGCTCTCAGTATCTGGTGGGTCATCTTGTCCTCTGCCCCAAGGGATCTCCTTTGTCCATGTCCTCCTGATACTCCTGCTGCAGCTTCCCTCAtcattcttcttctcttcctctttgtctTACTGGCAGACTCAGGCTGAGCCCTCTGGGGTTCACGAGTGCTGCTCTCATCCCCAGTCAAGGCTTCGTAGAAAGCCCGGGCTGCAGCTCCATCCAGGGTGGGCTTCAGCTCTTCAGGCTGTGACTGCAACTGCCCATCTTTCCAGAGATCACTGGGGTCAGTGGCTCGGGTAAAGTTAATGAGGGAGGCCCCGGACATGGCTTTTGGGAGATCTGGGAAAATGAGACTAGGCAGGGGGAGGATGAGACAAGGAAGCCAAGCCCCTGGTGGTCCTGCAGTGACCAGAGCCACCGCCAGACACCTGCTGGGAGAAGGAAAAGTATCCTTAGCGTCAAAAATCCCCTCCTAACCCAAAAGTGACCCCACAACCTAGGACCCTGCAGGGCCTGAGGACCATAGATCATGTGGAAAAACAGGAAACCCTACAGTAACAGACCGTGCCCCTTAGTAAGGGTTAACAAAGAAGTCTCCGTAAGACAGCTGCCCAGAGGTCCTGCGCTCCGCCCCCACTCCCATCCTCATCAACAATAAATAATAGGCTCTCTGAGGCTACTTTACCACCGCGTAAGACATACCGTTAAGAAAAACAATCAGCCTGGGTCTTTAAATCTTCCTCGATCCTATTTCGGGTAACGTCTTCCGAAACAAAAAGACTTTGACAGACTTGACACTTCTCCGGAAGCAGGAAGCAGATTTCAGGGAGAGGTTCCAGTCTGTGTTGGTTTGTAGCTTCCGTACTGCAAAATGGCGCTACTCTAAGCGAAGGAGTCGACAAAGAGTCACACGGCACAAAGACGCATGCGTGGCTTGGGGGCAATTACTTGAGGGCGCAGGCGCGCGCAAGCGCCGGGCTGTTTCCCGCCTTGGAATCGTTCCAATACCACACGCGCAACGCACCACGTGCCCAGGTAGCGCGAGGACCGAGAAGGGTCCGTCGGTTGGGGTGCTGCTTTTACATAACGCCCCCACAATGCCCTTCGCCTCCCTCAAGGTGGCCCCGGCTCCGAGCTCATTTTCTGTCCCTGGGAAACCTCTCTCGGGGTTaataaaggccctgaggtggagaATGCCCAGAAACCGTGAAAAGAAATAACGCCTCAGAGCCCCTCACCATTACTCTGACCAGGGTTCGAAGGTCACACTTAGCGCCTGCAGCAGCCCCGTTCAAGCCctaagaggaaatggaaaagtgCAAGGGAACAAGCAGCAGAATGGCTGGCGCCACCTCAGGTTAGCGCACGGGGCCGTCCTGGTTCTGTCGCCGTTCAGTTCAGCCCAGTACACCCTACCCAGGTCCCTCGGCACGGAACCCGGCCTCACCTCCCGCCTCCGGAGCCCAAACCCCAGGGTGAAGCATTGGCCCCTTCGGGGGTCTCCTTGGCGGACTGACTCGGGCAAGGAGCTCGACAGGCGATAAGGACCAGGCTGGCTGGAGCGGATGAGGTCAATGCCCTGGGAAGCGGAGCCGCGCCGGGGCCTGAGGCTCGCTGTGTGAGGGGAGCGGCAGGAAACGACCCCAGCAGCCTTGTTTTTCTCCCCGCCCTTCTCGACCCCACGGTACCGGGAATCACACGACTATATTTCCCAGGCTTCCTGGCCCAGAACGCGATACTGTTTCCGCTTCCGGTGGAGCCTGGCAGCCCCTTGCTGCGCCCCGCCCCCGAGCGGCTCCCTCAGGGGCCTCGCGACACCAGGGTCGTGCGCGGGTCATCCTGGGATTCGTAGTTCGGCTTTCCCTAGTTTCGCCAGTTTCTCCCTACCGGGGACTCCATTTCCCGGCGTCCACCGCGGCTCCCGACGCTAAGCACTTGCGCGTTgccctcttccccaccctccccaatttccactcccccccaccccacttcgcCTACCGCGGTCGGGTCCGCTCCCTGCGTTGCAGCGGTCCCCGCGGTTCCTTGGAAGCAGAAactccccttcccccccgccccccggtccCAGTCCCCGTCCAGTCGGTGAGTCTGGGGTCGTCCCCGCGCCGTATCCCCTGTCCCTGGGCGGGGCACATGGGGTCTCTGCGCCTTgatatgggggtggggaaggaagtgATCTGGTCCGGCACCGAGGGAGGGAGAGGTGGCCAAAAGGGTGGAGGCGGGATGTGGGGACTCCCATGAAAGGGACCTGAGGGCCACCCCAGGCCATGAGAAAAGGAGGGGCCCGGCTCTTGTTTGGAAATGATAAACTTCGGAACCGTTGGGAATGGGGCCGGGAATACGCGGAGACCTGCGGGGGTAGGGAGCCTGAGCCGCGGGCCCTGCCGGAGTTGACGCGGAGGAGAGAGGGGCCTGGCCTTCGGGAGCGTCAGGGATGTGGGTAGGACTGGTGTGTCAAGACTTGTCGGTTTCTCACAAGTGGTGGGACCCCAAAGAATTTACCTAGTCTCAGAGAAAAGGGACCGAGATGTGAATAAGAGGAGCTAGAGA
Above is a genomic segment from Eubalaena glacialis isolate mEubGla1 chromosome 7, mEubGla1.1.hap2.+ XY, whole genome shotgun sequence containing:
- the GPANK1 gene encoding G patch domain and ankyrin repeat-containing protein 1 gives rise to the protein MSGASLINFTRATDPSDLWKDGQLQSQPEELKPTLDGAAARAFYEALTGDESSTREPQRAQPESASKTKRKRRRMMREAAAGVSGGHGQRRSLGAEDKMTHQILRAAQEGDVAKLKRLLDPHEAGGAGGNINARDAFWWTPLMCAARAGQGAAVRYLLGRGAAWVGVCELGGRDAAQLAEEAGFPEVARMVRESPRETRSPENRSRSPSPQYCETCDAHFQDSNHRTSTAHLLSLSQDLRPCNLPLGVPTSSPGFKLLLRGGWEPGMGLGPRGEGRANPIPTVLKRDQEGLGYRSAPQPRVTHFPARDTRAVAGRERAPRVTTLNRKEERRQEEKDRAWERDLRTYMNLEF